The nucleotide sequence TCCAGGAGCCAGAGGTCCTCCAAAGGGATGGCTTTCACTGTCTCAGCCCAGTCAGAGAAGTCTTGGTGTTTGTGAAAAGGCGTCCCTAATGAACACACGTGGACAACTCCATCTCGCTCTTGTCAAGATTGTTTTCAAGCATGAGAAGCTCTTGTTAAATGTCATTCCTGTTGCTGGTGCAAAGGTGAAAGAGGAGTGCTGTGAGTTTCTGAAGGCAGTGAACATCAAGGGTTTTATTGATTGCTGTCTCTGTCTGCATGTAGGTAAAACTCTGGCTTGAGAAATGATTTCTGATGTAGTATTTCTTAATTAATGGGAGTTGTGGATCTGCatagctgctgcctgtggcgAGCTGCAGTTTGGAGCTGAAGAGAGTTGCAGCAGCCTAATGAGGACAGTCAAGACCACTCAGCTGTTGCTTAGCTGATGTTTGCTGGACATTAGATGTTACGTGCTGTATGTTTTTTGTAGTTTGCGATGGGTTTCTTAATAGCACAGAAGCATAGGCCTAAAGTGCTGAAGCTGGAGGGAGTCTGTTCCTCGAAGGCTGTTGCCTTGAGTCTGCTGTTGAGTGCACACTGCTAGATGTAGCGCAGAAGTGGTGTTTGTTGCTGTGACCTGAATGTCTTGTATCGCCTGAATGTCTGCGGTTCGTCTAGACTAGAAGAGCACCTGTAGACTGTAGCAGACTGCAGATAAGGTCTCAGTAATGCTAAGGACAAAGGGAAGTGTCTTGAGAAAACAGGTTGAGGATACGTGATTTCCTGTCAAAAGAGTAGTAGAGAATACTTGGACGAGCCTTCTCCTATTCCACATTCAGCATCAGCTCAGCAAACTTTGTGTCTGCCTGCAGTTAGTGGGTCGAACGGCAATTTGACTTAACAGCTAAGCAAAGATATAATCCTGGGAGTGTGAAATGAGAGAGAAGGCGTGCTAGTGCCTACCAGAAGCGCTCACTGTTATGTTTGTCATCATCGCGTAGACCTGAGAGGAAGCAGGAAGTAGTCTTGTGTTGGAGGTGTGTGGAGTGATTGCCTAAAGAAACTGGGCAAATTCAACTGCTTCAATTCCCGTTGTAAAGACAGGTAGAGCATTGAAGAGGTTTTCAGGGCAGGGTGCAGCTGCATGAGCTGAGTGTTCCCCAGGCTTTTAACCTTCGATGTTACCACGccaggggagcaggggaaggtggTGTGCTAACTCTAAGAAACAATAGGGAGCGTAGAGTGGCGTGGAGACACTGTGGCTAGGCTCTGTGCCAAGAGGGGGACTCGGTTGTTCTCGAGCACAGCGAAACTGATGAAGTGCACCTTTGCCACTCTGAGCCAACAACCTGTCACGGTTTTGGAcaaaatgctgtaccctagtgcACTTTTGCTCATTCTGCTGGTTTCCAAAACCCAGACGCACTGCTGGGCATAGCTGAGAAGTACAGAGAGGTGAGCACTGTGCCTGAGGAGAGGGCTCCGAGTCCCTGAGTGTCCCTGTCTTTCTAGCTGTGGCCCAGATGAGGACTTGGAGAAGGAGGTAGCAGGCTGCTGGACCTCCCAGTCGGAGTCAAaatccctctgctgccaggcaccaagcctgtcttcTACAGGACAAAGCTGGGCGAAAAGgtaagagaaggaggaaggggtggAAGGGGTGGCAAAGGTCTCTTGTGTCACAGGCTCCCTCGCCCTCGTTCCAAGAAGGCCTTGTGGCCACCTGCGCTATGGTTGGAGCTCCGGCACTTTGGTCCCAGTGGGTGGAGGAGTCAGGGACGGATGCTCGCGGCTCCGCAGCACAGAGACATTTCTAGCCGCTGGCCCGAGATGCCTACTTTGCTGGTGGGGTTTGgccttctctccccagcccaggccGGACCCTCAGCCCAGGCCTGGTGGGGGTGTTTTTGATGGCTTCAGAAGGAAGGTCCAGCCGGGAAGTAAGGCCGGAATCAGAAACCTCTAGCGCAGAGGCTGGCAAAGGCTAGCCCGTGTGCATGAGGAGCTTGGAAGTGCCTTtgtctctgtgctgctttctcctGCCCCGTTCATACTCTGGACCACCTCTCTTGCAGCTGCACCAGCCTTCCGCTCAGTTTCATCTGGAAGATCCATATTGTCGCCTACTGCGCACAGAGTACAACTGCCTGCACGACCCGCATCTGCAGGCCTACTACAGTCGCAAGGACAGCCTGCAGAGCCTGAAGAGCAAGGGCTTCATCACCAGCAGTGGCAAAGTAGGTTTGGACGTGGCGCTGAccagcacaggtctcctctggcagaggccaatgggatgaggtttaACGCGGCTCAGTGCCAGTTCCTGCACTTTGGCCTCAAGAACCCCgtgcttggggcagagtggctcaaaAACTGTGCcgaggaaaaggatctgggggtgctgattgatgcttgcCTCAACCTGAGCCGGCagcgtgcccaggtggccaagaaggccaacagcatcctggcctgtctcaggaatagtgtaggcagcaggagcagggagataGATGATGGTCCCCCCCTGCACTGTGCTCTGgagaggctgcacctcaagtgctgtgttgaGTTTTGGGCCGCTCAGGACAAGAAGGGCATCGACGCCCTGGAACTTGTCCggagaagggctacgaagctggtgaagggcctggaagaaaagtcctgtgaggagcggctgagggaactggggttgtttagtgaggagaagaggaggctcaggggagaccttcttGCTCTCTCCAACTCCCAGCAAGGAaattgtggggagctgggggtcagcctcttcttgcagatgactagggataggactagagggaatgggctCAAGTTGCGCCGGGGACGTTTAGGTTGAAAACTAGGAGCcatttcttctgagaaagaGTAGTGGGGCCTTGGAAGGGGTTGCCCAGGGGAGTGGCGGAGTCACAGTCCCTGGGAGTGTGTAAGGAAAGCTTGGAGCTGGTGCTTAGCGACATGGTGCTtagtgacattggtagtagggtgatggttggagcagatgatcttgaaggtcttttccaaccctgcTGATTCTATGATTGCCAGCGCGCTTGCTGCAGCCGCTTGTTGCtggtggggggcacagggctgctgcGCTGCCTTCCATGGGAGCAGACGTCACCCCAGCGCCCTGCTGGCAGTGCCCACTCCTGCTCTTCTCAGGCTGCCTCGCGCTGCCTGTGCGTTGAGGAGGCAGCCGCTGTGGGGCCTGGTGCAGAGCGAGGAGTCCACTCGGCCCTGGCTCGGAGGGAGGCAGCGTCCCCAgcgctggggaggggagaggatggagaggagctgctcccctgCCACTGGCAGCTACCTCGACAGTTCTCGGGAGCTTTCTGCCCTTGTCTCTCCATAGGTGGTCTGCTCTCTGAAGGAGTTCAATGAGTACAGGCAGTATCTGACCACGCTCAAGCTGGAAGCGGAGAAAATCAGGAGGCAAGAAGAGGTAGGCAAAGCTCAGCAGACACGTGTCAGTGGCACGATACAGAAGGCCGGGGCTTTCCTTGTTGGATCTGAGGGAGGCGGGGAATGCAGAAGATGTGCTGGAGGGCCAGGTGTTGTGGTAGGGAAAGGATGACCCAGCCCCAAGCTCAGCTAGCGCAAGCTattggaggggggggagagatgagtgtgtgtgtggagggtgCTGGATCAGGAAAGCCACTTGCAAGCACACAGAGCCCTGAGGGAAGCCCTTCTCTTCAGCCCTTGTTGCATGGCAGAAGGAGGGTGCTGGCATGGGCGGCATGAAACCTCAGCACGCAGGGACGCGAGGCATTTCTGAGGCAAGAGTGAGCTAAAACCTGCTGTTCCCTTTCAGGAAAAGCTTCAGCAACAGTTCGCCAAGTTAAAGAAACTTGACGCAAGACTGATGGCGGGGAGTGACCGTTCTCGCCAGAGCTCCTCCAATAACGTGTACTTGGTCACGAAAGAGAAAGCCAGCCTACTGCAGCCTCAAAAACCAGCTGGCCCACCTAcccacaaaagcagaagaaactttCTCCACTCTGGCCAGCACAGAAGGCTGAAAGTGACTCCCTCCAGCGTTGAGGTGGGCAGGGAAGATGCCAAGCTCCCTGGCAGCGTCCATCCTGTGAGGGAGTCCGAGAGAGAGTCACCCATCCCTGCAGACGGTGTATTCAAAGCTGCCTCAGAAGATCAGGCGGCTAGAGAAAGCCAGAAGATTGAAGAGGTGGCTCGGGCTGTGGTGTGGCAAGTGGGGAAGCCGGAAGAAATGAAACCAAGGAAAGCCCTTGAGGGAGAATTCTCACAAGCTTCCCTTGACAAGGTCTCTCCATGGGATCCAAGAAAGACCGTGTGCAAGGGCCGAAAGCGCAGAGCCTTCAGAGGCTCTGCTGGCTAAGAAGGTTGTGGCGAGTGTGATGAAGGTCTTTGAGAAGTCCTGGGAATCTGGCACACCCAGTGCATCTGACCCAAGGCTAGAAGCCAGCCAGAAGGAGCAACCCTTGGCCAGGAGAGCGTCCCAAGTGGGgaagccaaaagaaaagaaactgaggaaaagaaacCTGTGAGAATGCTCCCTAGAGGGGCACCTTGCTCAGAGCCGAAGAGGCTGTGAGCAAGGTGCCCCCATGGCAGGTTCTTCTGCCCCCACAGGGAAATCCCAGACCCAGCTGTGAGCATTCTCACAGGCTTCCCTTGCCAAGGTCACCAATGAAGCTGTTGGAAGTGTCTGCGACACTTCAGAATCCTTCGTGGCTTCCCAGTTTGAGCAAGACTTCAGCTGCGAATATTCTGAAATCGTGGCGCTTCCCACTCTTGGTCCCTCCAACAGGCAGCCACAGCCATCCCAGGTGCCTCCCTCAAGGGAGGGCatgagggaagggcagggactACAAAGAGCATCAGAATTGAAGAGCCCAGAAGCATGGCCGAGAGACAAGTTGCCCGTGATCGCACCAGCGCCAGACACTGATGAGGTCTCACGCCTGAGTCGCAGGATTGTGAGGGAGAGATCCAAAAGGCTGTCTCCGAAGTTCAGCGGCTGAACACAGAACTGCAGCCCTATGCCAGAACCATTGTCCTTAATGTGATTGAAGAAGTGAAGGACAAGATGGagagggaaatgaaagcaaaagccTTAGACGCCACTTCAAGCAGCAAAACCCTGGCAAGCGGGATGATGCGCTCCTTATCGGAGCAGAGCTCTAAGTCCGCGACTGCACGGATGCTGGAGAAGAACTTGGGAAGGTGTGTCAGCAAACAGCCCGTGCCCAGCAATGGGAAGGAGAGCCGTCCCTCGGAGCACCTCCGAAGAGGCTCTGAGCAAGGTGCTCCCATGGCAGGTTCTTCTGCCCCcacagggcaatcccagaccCAGCTGAGGTCCGAGAGCACCACGGGCACCATCCCTCCCACGGGCCCACAGTTTCTCAGGCAGCCGGCTCCTCCATCTGTTCCGAAGCAGCCTGCCCAGAGCGGAGCACGGAGGCTACGCGTGCGTGTCAGACCGATCCCATTCAATCCTCAGTAGCCTGAGGcggaagcagaaaataaagagcttACATCCAAGTGCTTGCTTGTGCCTCCATTTCTTTaagccaggctgtgctgtgcttgggGATTTTCCCTACACCGTGTGGTGGTgtcacccagctgggcagctgaactccagcaCGAGCACTCTCTCACTCGCCCTCCTcaagcagaaaggggaaaaaataggatAA is from Anas acuta chromosome 16, bAnaAcu1.1, whole genome shotgun sequence and encodes:
- the LOC137865654 gene encoding uncharacterized protein is translated as MGFLKIVEICLWHMERIVPGWLKPYGYLLPCDSQMSTLQAGKAVQSAVATMQQFYGIPVTGVLDQTTLDCGPDEDLEKEVAGCWTSQSESKSLCCQAPSLSSTGQSWAKSPGRTLSPGLVGVFLMASEGRSSRELHQPSAQFHLEDPYCRLLRTEYNCLHDPHLQAYYSRKDSLQSLKSKGFITSSGKVVCSLKEFNEYRQYLTTLKLEAEKIRRQEEEKLQQQFAKLKKLDARLMAGSDRSRQSSSNNVYLVTKEKASLLQPQKPAGPPTHKSRRNFLHSGQHRRLKVTPSSVEVGREDAKLPGSVHPVRESERESPIPADGVFKAASEDQAARESQKIEEVARAVVWQVGKPEEMKPRKALEGEFSQASLDKVSPWDPRKTVCKGRKRRAFRGSAG